ACCACCGGGTTTTTCCTTGACTTCGGAAAGTGCCAGGAGCACGCATTCGACGACTACATCTACGTCTATGGCCTGGACTACAACTGGCGCTTCTCCAACGACTTCCTGCAGACCAAGATGTACCTGGCGAGAGTGCCGAAAGACAGAATCATGGACCGCTCGGCCTGGATGTTTCTATCGGGCTTTGCAGGCGATCTCCCGCTCTGGTCAGTGGACATCGACGACAAGGTAACCGTGCTGCTGGACGAGGACCTTTATTGCGGAGGAGATCAGAGCGCGATAGCACAGGGCAGCGTGGTCTACATCCCGCAGCTCAACCGCTACCTTTACAGCTCTCGGGCGGTTTGCGTCTGGATTTTCTACGAGGCGCCCACGCCCTGGGGACCGTGGACGAAAATATCAGAGGTCGAATGGACAGGCGGGTGGACCGAGGAGTACCACGCCGGGTACAACGCGGTGATCCCGACCAAGTACATGGACCCCGACGGCCTGGGCGGCTGGATCGTCAGCAGCCTGTCCAGCGGCCGCTTTGACGGCATGTACTACAATATGAACTTCAGGCGGTTCTGGCTGGAGGCGGGCGAGGAGGAGTGATCAGGGTCGTACTCCAATGAGCCTTTCCGCGGTGGCTTGAAGCCTGTGGCTCGCCAAAAATAGATCACGGGTGATTTCAACCTTTGGTTCGGGTCATCGCCCATCCGTAACAGCGGATCGCCATCGGCAGCAGCCTCATGGCGTGGCGCTCGTTGAAGACTATGACGTGATCTAGTAATTCGTTGATTTCATTAATGGTCGAGTTTTGGCGAGGGACAGGGCTTATTGGAGTTCTGACAGCCGAGATAGGGATTTCACGCTTAATGGCGTTTATCGGCAGCGCATAGTCTTCATCACGTAATCGGTTTCACTTTAAGAATATAATAACGCTCCCGGGTCGCCGCTGGTCATAGTATTAGGCACCTTGAGGTTACATGGTTGAGTATGACGATGTTGCAGATCTCGTTTTGCGGGCTCGACGAGGCGAGATGACAGCGCAGGAAGCGTTGGTCCGAAGATTTTTGCGCCCTGCCTATTCGGTGGCGCTGGGTGTTATGCGGCACCCCGCCGATGCTCAGGACGTCGCACAAGAGTCGCTAATGGTTGCTCTCGAACGCCTCGACCAGTGCCGTGAGCCGTCGCGATTCGCCGCGTGGCTGCTCAAGTCGGTTCGCCATCGGGCGCTCAACCATCTTACGAAGCGCTTGAATCGCTCTGTGTTGCTCGACCAAATGGTGAAGACCGATGTGACCGAAGTGAATCCGCGCGGCGATGTTTTACTGCGGCAACGGCTGATCGACGCTCTGGAAGTGCTAAACGCCGTGCAGCGCGAGGTAGTGCTGTTGCACGATCTACAGGATTGGAAA
The Candidatus Alcyoniella australis DNA segment above includes these coding regions:
- a CDS encoding sigma-70 family RNA polymerase sigma factor — encoded protein: MVEYDDVADLVLRARRGEMTAQEALVRRFLRPAYSVALGVMRHPADAQDVAQESLMVALERLDQCREPSRFAAWLLKSVRHRALNHLTKRLNRSVLLDQMVKTDVTEVNPRGDVLLRQRLIDALEVLNAVQREVVLLHDLQDWKHAEIANVLKISETMSRQHLFVARRALRQKLGEDFGNEVLHG